One Janthinobacterium sp. TB1-E2 genomic region harbors:
- a CDS encoding TIGR03016 family PEP-CTERM system-associated outer membrane protein, producing MAITTSRRGSLPLLPLLSLLLPVPASAIDWLAKPSLRLRESYTDNALRAPPGKAQSDFITEIAPAIALIGTGPRLRVHLDYSWHKYLSGQRADTDNHELQASADAELVKDWFFIDANASVSRRNISPFGPQLIDDLPDTDNASTVRTMGISPYLRHRFRGLATAELRYTRNTVDSGGDLLSVHSDEMELLLSGEPRGTGWTWNASHDVRRTQDSKLAPVRMQRSSVGLRYPFSSKWSATASGGMEKEGYISASGKAPEGRFWSLGGVWTPSPRTSVAFSTGKRFFGTTYSLDATFLQRHTNWQLNYSENITTMPTQFSRLGNRDAGQLLDQLWRGIFPNARDRRLRIDAFLRYANSLGPERGAINYFSHRYFLQKQLKLTMARATAKSTMIAGITAVDRTAQTASGIDSGLLPGVEFGSEDRTRQIGGNVGWSWQASSRTSVNINAGYASVRSLSVPRRDNNITLTAGYTRILQPNMTASIDVRHTRHASNRGGDYRENGVSATLTMQF from the coding sequence ATGGCCATTACGACTAGCCGCCGGGGCTCGCTACCGCTGCTGCCCTTGCTGTCGCTGCTGCTGCCCGTGCCGGCCAGTGCCATCGACTGGCTGGCAAAACCGTCGCTGCGCCTGCGCGAAAGCTATACGGACAATGCCTTGCGCGCGCCGCCCGGCAAGGCGCAATCGGACTTCATCACGGAAATCGCGCCCGCCATCGCCCTCATCGGCACCGGCCCCCGCCTGCGCGTCCACCTCGATTACAGCTGGCACAAATACCTGTCCGGACAGCGGGCCGATACCGACAACCACGAACTGCAGGCCTCGGCCGACGCCGAGCTGGTCAAGGACTGGTTCTTTATCGATGCCAACGCCAGCGTGAGCCGGCGCAACATCTCGCCGTTCGGCCCCCAATTGATCGACGACCTGCCCGACACGGACAATGCCAGCACCGTGCGCACCATGGGCATCAGCCCCTATTTGCGCCACCGTTTCCGCGGCCTGGCCACGGCCGAGCTGCGCTATACGCGCAACACGGTCGACAGCGGCGGCGACTTGCTGTCCGTGCACAGCGATGAAATGGAATTGCTGCTCAGCGGCGAGCCGCGCGGCACCGGCTGGACCTGGAACGCCAGCCACGACGTGCGCCGCACGCAGGACAGCAAGCTGGCGCCCGTGCGCATGCAGCGCAGCAGCGTGGGCCTGCGTTATCCGTTCAGCAGCAAATGGTCGGCCACGGCCAGCGGCGGCATGGAAAAGGAAGGTTATATCTCGGCCAGCGGCAAGGCGCCCGAGGGCCGCTTCTGGTCGCTGGGCGGCGTGTGGACACCGTCGCCGCGCACCAGCGTCGCCTTCAGCACGGGCAAGCGCTTCTTTGGCACCACCTACAGCCTGGACGCCACGTTCCTGCAGCGCCATACCAACTGGCAACTGAACTACAGCGAAAACATCACCACCATGCCGACGCAGTTTTCGCGCCTGGGCAACCGCGACGCGGGCCAGTTGCTCGATCAATTGTGGCGCGGCATCTTTCCCAATGCGCGCGACCGGCGCCTGCGCATCGATGCCTTCCTGCGCTACGCCAACAGCCTGGGGCCGGAACGGGGCGCCATCAATTACTTCAGCCACCGCTATTTCCTGCAAAAGCAGCTGAAGCTGACGATGGCGCGCGCCACGGCGAAAAGCACGATGATCGCCGGCATCACCGCCGTCGACCGCACGGCGCAAACGGCCAGCGGCATCGACAGCGGCTTGCTGCCCGGCGTGGAATTCGGCAGCGAAGACCGCACGCGCCAGATCGGCGGCAATGTGGGCTGGAGCTGGCAAGCCAGTTCGCGCACCAGCGTGAATATCAATGCCGGCTACGCCAGCGTGCGCTCGCTGAGCGTACCCCGGCGCGACAACAACATCACCTTGACGGCCGGCTACACGCGCATCCTGCAGCCGAACATGACGGCCAGCATCGACGTGCGGCACACGCGGCACGCCAGCAACCGCGGCGGCGACTACCGCGAAAACGGCGTCAGCGCCACGCTCACCATGCAATTCTAA
- a CDS encoding XrtA-associated tyrosine autokinase, with translation MSSKDSGKHEPTILGVAEASVPYTVNGTDGADASRSPRYRALNLARLAEQGMLTHDGGRSAVAEDFRIIKRPLLRQARASGSGSDTIRHGNLIVVTSAMPGEGKTYCAVNLAMSIAMELDITVLLVDADVARPSVLKVLGLPPEPGLMDVLLDPQLAMADVILKTNVANLSILPAGRSNKHATELLASRAMSRLLAEIASRYGDRIVVFDSPPLLITSEAHALVGQMGQVVMVVEAETTTQHAVKEALRQIESCEHIHLIYNKTKSFPGNDYYGYGHYD, from the coding sequence ATGAGCAGCAAGGACAGCGGCAAGCACGAACCCACGATCCTCGGCGTGGCCGAGGCCAGCGTGCCTTATACAGTGAACGGTACGGATGGCGCGGATGCAAGCCGGTCGCCCCGCTACCGCGCCCTGAACCTGGCCCGGCTGGCCGAGCAAGGCATGCTCACGCACGATGGCGGGCGCAGCGCCGTGGCCGAGGATTTCCGCATCATCAAGCGCCCGCTGCTGCGCCAGGCGCGCGCCAGCGGCAGCGGCAGCGACACCATCCGCCACGGCAACCTGATCGTCGTCACCAGCGCCATGCCGGGCGAAGGCAAGACCTACTGCGCCGTCAACCTGGCCATGAGCATCGCCATGGAACTCGATATCACGGTGCTGCTGGTCGATGCCGACGTGGCGCGCCCGTCCGTGCTGAAGGTGCTGGGCCTGCCGCCGGAGCCGGGGCTGATGGACGTGCTGTTGGACCCGCAACTGGCCATGGCCGACGTGATCCTGAAAACCAACGTGGCCAACCTGAGCATCCTTCCCGCCGGGCGCAGCAACAAGCACGCGACGGAATTGCTGGCCAGCCGCGCGATGAGCCGGTTGCTGGCCGAGATCGCCAGCCGCTATGGCGACCGCATCGTCGTCTTCGATTCGCCGCCCCTGCTGATCACCAGCGAAGCGCACGCGCTGGTGGGGCAAATGGGCCAAGTGGTGATGGTGGTCGAGGCGGAAACAACGACCCAGCACGCCGTCAAGGAGGCGCTGCGGCAGATCGAGTCGTGCGAACACATTCATTTGATCTACAACAAGACCAAATCGTTCCCCGGCAACGACTACTACGGCTATGGCCATTACGACTAG
- a CDS encoding XrtA system polysaccharide chain length determinant: MEELIQQLLSGLKGIWKYRWHAVLVAWLVAIGGFIKVITLPDDYQTSARVFVDTQTILKPLMAGMTSVPNTEQQVAIMSRTLLSRPNVERVMRMVDLDLDSKTVREHEAQLDNLMSRIKITGTNAYDIYTISYSGRDPKLVRDVVQSLLTIFVEGSFQGKKGDSQKAVQFIDEQIKNYEDKLSAAENLVKEFKIRNNLLLPRQGIDYGSQLLMSSDSLNNAKLELVEAEQARKAIQSQIEGDEPVLDLEPSASAITNPELDERIASINKNLDSLRMQFTELHPDIIASKRLVAQLEERKIEENKLKAASGDPGKNYSPMLQQLKVALTDADAKVAAIRARVQEYSARNERLLAQSNAVPEVESQLAQLNRDYIINKENYEKLIGRREAAKLSGELSSTTDMMAFKIIDPPTVQYAPVGPNRPLLFSAALGAALVAGVATALLISQVRPTFLSPSELRDATGLNVLGTVSMNWTPLQQVRRRRARYGFGACLGSLFVLYGGVMTAALLKF, translated from the coding sequence ATGGAAGAATTGATACAGCAACTGCTTTCCGGCTTGAAAGGCATCTGGAAGTACCGCTGGCATGCGGTGCTGGTGGCGTGGCTGGTGGCCATCGGCGGCTTCATCAAGGTGATCACCCTGCCCGACGATTACCAGACGTCGGCGCGCGTGTTTGTCGATACGCAAACCATCCTCAAGCCGCTGATGGCCGGCATGACCAGCGTGCCGAACACGGAACAGCAGGTGGCCATCATGAGCCGCACCCTGCTCAGCCGCCCGAACGTGGAGCGCGTCATGCGCATGGTCGACCTCGACCTGGACTCGAAGACCGTACGCGAGCACGAAGCCCAGCTGGACAACTTGATGAGCCGCATCAAGATCACGGGCACCAACGCGTATGACATCTACACCATCAGCTACAGCGGACGCGACCCCAAGCTCGTGCGCGACGTCGTGCAAAGCCTGCTGACCATCTTTGTCGAAGGCAGTTTCCAGGGAAAGAAAGGCGACTCGCAAAAGGCGGTGCAGTTCATCGACGAGCAGATCAAGAATTACGAGGACAAGCTGAGCGCGGCGGAAAACCTGGTGAAGGAATTCAAGATCCGCAACAACCTGCTGCTGCCGCGCCAGGGCATCGACTATGGCAGCCAGCTGCTGATGTCGTCCGATAGCCTGAACAATGCCAAACTGGAACTGGTCGAGGCGGAACAGGCACGCAAGGCCATCCAGAGCCAGATCGAGGGCGACGAGCCCGTGCTCGACCTGGAGCCCAGCGCGTCGGCCATCACGAATCCCGAGCTCGACGAGCGCATCGCCTCGATCAACAAGAACCTCGACAGCCTGCGCATGCAATTTACCGAACTGCATCCCGACATCATCGCCTCGAAGCGCCTGGTGGCCCAGCTGGAAGAACGCAAGATCGAGGAAAACAAGCTGAAAGCGGCGTCCGGCGACCCGGGCAAGAACTACAGCCCCATGCTGCAGCAGCTGAAGGTGGCGCTGACGGATGCGGACGCCAAGGTGGCCGCCATCCGCGCCCGCGTGCAGGAATACAGCGCGCGCAACGAGCGCCTGCTGGCGCAAAGCAATGCCGTGCCCGAGGTGGAATCGCAGCTGGCGCAGCTCAACCGCGACTACATCATCAACAAGGAAAACTATGAAAAGCTGATCGGCCGGCGCGAAGCGGCCAAGCTGTCGGGCGAACTCAGTTCCACCACCGACATGATGGCCTTCAAGATCATCGACCCGCCCACGGTGCAATATGCGCCCGTCGGCCCGAACCGCCCGCTGCTGTTCAGCGCGGCGCTGGGCGCGGCCCTGGTGGCCGGCGTCGCCACGGCCTTGCTCATCAGCCAGGTGCGCCCCACCTTCCTCAGCCCCTCCGAACTGCGCGATGCCACAGGCTTGAACGTGCTGGGCACGGTATCGATGAACTGGACGCCGCTGCAGCAGGTACGCCGCCGCCGCGCCCGCTATGGCTTTGGCGCCTGCCTGGGCAGCCTGTTCGTCCTGTACGGCGGGGTCATGACGGCCGCGCTGCTGAAATTCTAG
- a CDS encoding XrtA/PEP-CTERM system exopolysaccharide export protein, whose protein sequence is MNPFRRAFVCNTLVLAGAASLLGACRMRHPLAPSDDSAPMHDYLIGPGDSVNIIVWRNPEVSLTVAVRPDGKITTPLVEDLPASGKTSTQLARDIEQALSKFIQQPVVTVIVTNFSGPYGEQIRVIGEAAKPQALPYRLGMSLMDVLIAVGGITDFAAGNKASIIRVREGNQQQLRVRLDDLLKEGDISANVMMRPGDVLLIPESFF, encoded by the coding sequence ATGAATCCATTTCGCCGTGCATTTGTCTGCAACACGCTGGTCCTGGCGGGCGCCGCCAGCCTGCTGGGTGCCTGCCGCATGCGCCATCCGCTGGCGCCTTCCGACGACAGCGCCCCCATGCACGATTACCTGATCGGTCCGGGCGACTCCGTCAACATCATCGTCTGGCGCAATCCGGAAGTGTCGCTGACGGTGGCCGTGCGGCCGGACGGCAAGATCACCACGCCGCTGGTCGAGGATTTGCCCGCCAGCGGCAAGACATCGACCCAGCTGGCGCGCGACATCGAGCAAGCCTTGAGCAAGTTCATCCAGCAACCCGTGGTGACGGTGATCGTCACGAATTTCTCGGGACCGTATGGCGAGCAGATCCGCGTCATCGGCGAGGCGGCCAAGCCGCAGGCGCTGCCGTACCGGCTGGGCATGTCGCTGATGGACGTGCTCATCGCCGTGGGCGGCATCACCGATTTCGCGGCCGGCAACAAGGCCAGCATCATCCGCGTGCGCGAAGGCAACCAGCAGCAGTTGAGGGTGCGGCTCGACGATTTGCTGAAGGAAGGCGATATTTCGGCCAATGTCATGATGCGGCCGGGCGACGTGTTATTGATACCGGAAAGCTTTTTTTAA
- a CDS encoding N-acyl amino acid synthase FeeM domain-containing protein yields MSFEDEPIISFDTPGNFSDLVVGEGQIDPAMEHELDLQRFHIRMANSRGRREAASLLIRKMYGWRGYAVDPCTAHALNKITLFAETAGTTVGTMTLCLDNDETGLPADENFRDKLDVLREQGRRLCEPSRLAIDKGVSKRVFAALIHISYIYAHNIHGFTDYVIEVNPRHVVFYKRMLGFQDFGGERECTRVGAPAVLLRLDLDYMGAQIRKFGGLMEQHGGERSFYPFFFPTWDEPGITGRLRQGRN; encoded by the coding sequence ATGAGCTTTGAAGATGAACCCATAATTTCCTTCGACACGCCAGGCAACTTCAGTGATCTGGTGGTGGGCGAGGGGCAGATCGACCCGGCCATGGAGCATGAGCTCGACCTGCAGCGCTTTCATATCCGCATGGCCAATTCGCGTGGCCGGCGCGAAGCGGCCAGTTTGCTGATCCGCAAGATGTACGGCTGGCGCGGCTATGCCGTCGATCCCTGCACCGCGCATGCGCTGAATAAAATCACGCTGTTCGCGGAAACGGCCGGCACCACCGTCGGCACCATGACCTTGTGCCTCGATAACGACGAGACGGGCTTGCCCGCCGATGAAAACTTTCGCGACAAGCTCGACGTCCTGCGCGAGCAAGGCCGGCGCCTGTGCGAACCGTCGCGCCTGGCCATCGACAAGGGCGTAAGCAAGCGTGTGTTTGCGGCGCTGATTCATATTTCTTATATCTATGCCCACAATATTCACGGCTTTACGGATTACGTGATTGAAGTCAACCCGCGCCACGTGGTGTTTTACAAGCGCATGCTGGGTTTCCAAGACTTCGGCGGCGAGCGCGAGTGCACGCGCGTGGGGGCGCCGGCCGTGCTGCTACGGCTGGACCTCGATTACATGGGGGCCCAGATCCGTAAATTCGGTGGCCTGATGGAACAGCATGGGGGTGAACGGTCGTTTTACCCCTTTTTTTTTCCGACATGGGATGAGCCCGGTATTACCGGCCGGCTGAGGCAGGGGCGCAACTGA
- a CDS encoding serine protease: MKALPFTCLSALVFCLALASAPCRADAPLAQTIARIKPSIVGVGSLQKTRTPPMNFIGTGFVTGDGLSVLTCAHVIQKLLDANPNEVIGILTGQGEVTQFRPAKVQALDTEHDLALLRLAGAPLPALALGDAATVREGQAMAFTGFPLGTLLGLRHVTHRATVSSLTPVVMPSENAQRLDVRRLAQLQKAPYTVFQLDATAYPGSSGSPLFDPETGLVYGIVNMVYVKGLKEAAISAPSGITYAIPGSHMQAILLKNK; this comes from the coding sequence ATGAAAGCCCTGCCGTTTACATGCTTGTCCGCCCTCGTGTTTTGCCTGGCCTTGGCCAGCGCGCCGTGCCGCGCCGATGCGCCGCTGGCGCAAACCATCGCGCGCATCAAACCATCGATCGTCGGCGTGGGCAGCCTGCAAAAAACGCGCACGCCACCGATGAATTTCATCGGCACGGGTTTCGTGACCGGTGACGGCTTGAGCGTGCTCACTTGCGCCCATGTGATCCAGAAACTGCTTGACGCCAATCCGAACGAAGTCATCGGCATACTCACGGGCCAGGGCGAAGTAACGCAATTTCGCCCCGCCAAGGTCCAGGCGCTGGACACGGAACACGACCTGGCCTTGCTGCGCCTGGCGGGCGCGCCCCTGCCCGCCCTGGCGCTGGGCGACGCGGCCACGGTGCGCGAAGGCCAGGCCATGGCCTTTACGGGATTTCCACTGGGCACCTTGCTCGGACTGCGCCACGTGACGCACCGCGCCACCGTGTCATCGCTGACACCGGTGGTCATGCCCAGCGAAAACGCCCAGCGCCTCGACGTGCGGCGCCTGGCGCAGCTGCAAAAGGCGCCGTACACCGTGTTCCAGCTGGACGCGACGGCGTATCCGGGCAGCAGCGGCAGCCCCTTGTTCGATCCCGAGACCGGTCTCGTCTACGGCATCGTCAACATGGTGTACGTCAAGGGCCTCAAAGAGGCCGCCATCAGCGCGCCCAGCGGCATCACGTACGCGATTCCAGGCAGCCACATGCAGGCGATCTTGCTGAAGAATAAATGA